One genomic region from Lynx canadensis isolate LIC74 chromosome E1, mLynCan4.pri.v2, whole genome shotgun sequence encodes:
- the ZNHIT3 gene encoding zinc finger HIT domain-containing protein 3, translated as MASLNSSAVVCVICLEKPKYRCPACRVPYCSVGCFRKHKVRPCPPPPPPPNSRVLATPVKPCLAPGGTSTCECFLGFRTVKTFALPFLS; from the exons ATGGCGTCGCTGAATAGTAGCGCTGTCGTCTGCGTGATTTGCTTGGAGAAACCCAAATACCGCTGCCCCGCCTGCCGTGTGCCTTA CTGCTCCGTGGGATGCTTCCGGAAGCACAAGGTCaggccctgcccgcccccccccccccccccgaactcCCGAGTGCTGGCAACCCCCGTCAAGCCCTGCCTCGCCCCAGGGGGAACCTCTACCTGTGAATGCTTCCTCGGGTTTCGAACAGTGAAAACTtttgctctgccttttctttcatag